Proteins from a single region of Dama dama isolate Ldn47 chromosome 14, ASM3311817v1, whole genome shotgun sequence:
- the MEGF6 gene encoding multiple epidermal growth factor-like domains protein 6, with protein sequence MEAPRSGLAAIWYLGLLGSLARVAGTHYRYLWRGCYPCHLGQAGYPVSAGNPRPDVDECQVHNGGCQHRCVNTPGSYFCECKPGFRLHADGRTCLAINSCAMGNGGCQHNCIQLTVTQHRCQCRPEFQLQEDGRRCIRRNPCANRNGGCMHRCRALRGVAHCECHAGYQLAADHKACEDVDECATGLAQCAHGCLNTHGSFKCVCNAGYELGADGRQCYRIEMEIVNSCEADNGGCSHGCSHSSAGPVCTCPRGYELDEDQRTCIDVDDCAASPCCQQVCTNSPGGYECSCYAGYRLSADGCGCEDVDECASSRGGCEHRCANLPGSFQCSCEAGYRLDEDRRGCTSLELPELVLDGHLPLGRPPLHVAVLQDALPQLLQDDYVGAEEEEAEARGEHTLQEKFVCLDDTFGPDCSLTCDDCRNGGTCLPSLDGCDCPDGWTGLICNETCPPDTFGKNCSLSCSCQNGGTCDPVTGACRCPPGVSGARCEDGCPKGFYGKHCRKKCHCANRGRCHRLYGACLCDPGLYGRFCHLACPPWAFGPGCSEECKCEQQNTHACDKRDGSCACKAGFGGERCQDECQLGFFGPGCRQACTCPLGVACNPVSGECGKQCPAGYHGENCSQECPAGTFGQNCSGSCSCGGAPCDRVTGQCLCPPGRTGDDCGADCPEGRWGLGCQEICPPCEHDATCAPETGACLCRPGFTGSRCQDACPAGWFGLGCQTRCSCANDGLCHPVTGRCSCAPGWTGLSCQRACDSGHWGPDCSYACNCSVGHGGCDAVSGLCVCEAGYVGLRCEQRCPQGYFGPGCGRQCQCEHGAACDHVSGACTCPAGWRGTFCERACPAGFFGVDCGHACDCSAGVPCDPVSGSCLCPAGRQGPRCAQTCPAHTFGHNCSQACSCFNGAPCDPVHGQCRCGPGWTGPTCLHACPEGLYGKDCQHSCLCQNGGTCDPVSGHCTCPEGWAGLACEKECLPGVFQAGCPHSCGCLNGGLCDPHTGYCLCPAGWTGDKCQSPCPEGAFGVRCEERCACRWGAACHPVTGACLCPPGWRGPRCENACPPGWFGEACAQRCQCHPGAACHHVTGECHCPPGFTGPSCEQACPPGTFGERCGQQCHCPGENQACHPASGACVCAPGFHGTGCQQRCPPGRFGPGCELLCGCLNGGSCDAATGACHCPAGFLGTDCSLVCPHGHFGPGCAHVCGCGQGAACDPATGSCSCPPGRTGIHCEHGCPQNRFGVNCEHACSCRNGGLCDSINGSCSCSLGWTGPHCELACPAGRYGAACSLECSCHNRGACEPTSGACRCGPGFYGQACEHPCPPGFHGAGCQQTCQCQHGAPCDPVSGRCLCPAGLHGQFCERGCEPGSFGEGCSQQCDCELGVPCDPITGLCLCPPGRTGTSCDLGCRRGFFGPGCVLRCSCGGGADCDPVSGQCLCVDGYTGPTCRQGGPSQLLESLSPALGPAALQPTSYQTRAQQQPREALAQGQPPLRLGSQGPLRGPGDFGDH encoded by the exons CCATCAACTCCTGCGCCATGGGCAATGGTGGCTGCCAGCACAACTGCATCCAGCTCACAGTGACCCAGCATCGCTGCCAATGCCGGCCTGAGTTCCAGCTCCAGGAGGATGGCAGGCGCTGCATCC GGAGAAACCCGTGTGCGAACAGGAACGGCGGCTGCATGCACAGGTGCCGGGCACTCCGGGGCGTTGCCCACTGCGAGTGCCACGCGGGCTACCAGCTGGCAGCGGACCACAAGGCCTGCGAAG ATGTGGATGAATGTGCCACGGGCCTGGCCCAGTGTGCCCACGGCTGCCTCAACACGCATGGCTCCTTCAAGTGTGTGTGCAATGCGGGCTACGAGCTGGGTGCTGATGGCCGGCAGTGCTACC GGATCGAGATGGAGATCGTGAACAGCTGTGAGGCGGACAACGGCGGCTGCTCCCACGGCTGCAGCCACAGCAGTGCGGGCCCCGTCTGCACCTGCCCCCGTGGCTACGAGCTGGACGAGGACCAGAGGACGTGTATCG ACGTCGACGACTGTGCCGCCTCCCCCTGCTGCCAGCAGGTTTGCACCAACAGCCCCGGTGGCTACGAGTGCAGCTGCTATGCCGGCTACCGGCTCAGTGCGGATGGCTGCGGGTGTGAGG ACGTGGATGAGTGCGCCTCCAGCCGCGGCGGCTGTGAGCACCGCTGCGCCAACCTGCCCGGCTCCTTCCAGTGCTCCTGCGAGGCTGGCTACCGGCTGGATGAGGATCGCAGGGGTTGCACCT CCCTGGAGCTGCCCGAGCTGGTCCTGGACGGCCACCTGCCCCTGGGGCGGCCCCCGCTGCATGTCGCGGTGCTCCAGGACGCGCTGCCCCAACTCTTGCAAGATGACTACGTTGGGGCTGAGGAGGAAGAGGCCGAGGCGCGGGGCGAACACACACTGCAGGAAAAGTTTG TCTGCCTGGACGATACCTTTGGCCCAGACTGCAGCTTGACCTGCGACGACTGCAGGAATGGGGGAACCTGCCTCCCCAGCCTGGACGGCTGTGACTGCCCCGACGGTTGGACCGGGCTCATCTGCAATGAGA CTTGTCCTCCGGACACCTTCGGGAAGAACTGCAGCCTCTCCTGCAGCTGTCAGAACGGCGGGACCTGTGACCCTGTGACGGGGGCCTGCCGCTGCCCCCCGGGGGTCAGCGGAGCCCGCTGTGAGGATG GCTGCCCCAAAGGCTTCTATGGCAAGCACTGCCGTAAGAAGTGCCACTGTGCCAACCGGGGCCGCTGCCACCGCCTCTATGGGGCCTGCCTCTGTGACCCGGGGCTGTATGGCCGCTTCTGTCACCTGG CCTGCCCACCGTGGGCCTTTGGGCCGGGCTGCTCGGAGGAGTGCAAGTGTGAGCAGCAGAACACGCATGCGTGCGATAAGAGGGACGGCAGCTGTGCCTGCAAGGCGGGCTTTGGGGGCGAGCGGTGCCAGGATG AGTGCCAGCTGGGCTTCTTTGGGCCAGGGTGCCGACAGGCGTGCACCTGCCCCCTGGGCGTGGCCTGCAACCCTGTCAGTGGCGAGTGTGGGAAGCAGTGTCCCGCTGGCTACCATGGGGAGAACTGCAGCCAAG AGTGCCCGGCGGGGACGTTTGGCCAGAACTGCTCAGGCTCCTGCTCCTGTGGGGGCGCCCCCTGCGACCGGGTCACAGGGCAGTGTCTGTGCCCGCCGGGGAGGACCGGGGACGACTGTGGGGCAG ATTGTCCCGAGGGCCGCTGGGGGCTTGGCTGCCAGGAGATCTGCCCGCCGTGTGAGCACGATGCCACCTGTGCACCAGAGACTGGAGCCTGCCTGTGCCGCCCTGGCTTCACGGGCAGCCGCTGCCAGGACG CCTGCCCTGCCGGCTGGTTTGGGCTCGGCTGCCAGACGCGGTGCTCCTGTGCCAACGATGGGCTCTGCCACCCGGTGACCGGCCGGTGCAGCTGTGCCCCTGGGTGGACAGGCCTCAGCTGCCAGAGAG CCTGTGACAGCGGCCACTGGGGACCCGACTGCAGCTACGCCTGCAACTGCAGTGTGGGCCACGGGGGCTGTGATGCCGTCagtggcctgtgtgtgtgtgaagccgGCTATGTGGGCCTGCGGTGTGAGCAGC GGTGTCCCCAGGGCTACTTTGGGCCGGGCTGTGGGCGGCAGTGCCAGTGTGAGCACGGGGCGGCCTGTGACCACGTCAGCGGGGCCTGCACCTGCCCTGCCGGCTGGAGGGGCACCTTCTGTGAGCGAG CCTGCCCGGCCGGCTTCTTCGGAGTGGACTGTGGCCACGCCTGTGACTGCAGTGCTGGAGTCCCCTGTGATCCCGTGAGCGGCTCCTGCCTCTGTCCTGCTGGCCGCCAGGGCCCCCGCTGTGCTCAGA CCTGCCCAGCCCACACATTCGGCCATAACTGCAGCCAGGCCTGCTCCTGCTTTAATGGGGCCCCCTGTGACCCTGTTCACGGACAGTGCCGCTGTGGCCCTGGCTGGACGGGGCCCACCTGCCTGCACG CCTGCCCAGAGGGCCTCTATGGCAAGGactgtcagcactcctgcctgtgCCAGAACGGGGGCACCTGTGACCCGGTCTCAGGTCACTGCACCTGCCCAGAGGGCTGGGCCGGCCTGGCCTGTGAGAAGG AGTGCCTCCCGGGGGTCTTTCAAGCCGGCTGCCCACACAGCTGCGGGTGCCTCAATGGTGGCCTCTGTGACCCGCACACCGGCTACTGCCTCTGCCCAGCCGGCTGGACTGGGGACAAGTGCCAGAGCC cTTGTCCTGAGGGCGCCTTCGGGGTCCGCTGTGAGGAGCGCTGTGCCTGCCGGTGGGGTGCCGCCTGCCACCCCGTCACCGGGGCCTGCCTCTGCCCCCCAGGGTGGAGGGGCCCGCGGTGTGAGAACG cctgcccaccCGGCTGGTTTGGAGAGGCCTGTGCCCAGCGCTGCCAGTGCCACCCGGGCGCCGCCTGCCACCACGTCACCGGGGAGTGTCACTGTCCCCCAGGCTTCACAGGGCCCAGCTGTGAGCAAG CCTGCCCACCTGGCACCTTTGGGGAGCGCTGTGGGCAGCAGTGCCACTGCCCCGGCGAGAACCAGGCCTGCCACCCTGCCTCGGGGGCCTGCGTGTGCGCCCCCGGCTTCCACGGCACCGGCTGCCAGCAAC GGTGCCCGCCTGGGCGGTTCGGGCCTGGCTGTGAGCTGCTGTGTGGGTGTCTCAACGGGGGCTCCTGTGATGCAGCCACCGGGGCCTGCCACTGCCCTGCCGGGTTCCTTGGGACCGACTGCAGCCTCG TCTGTCCACATGGCCACTTTGGCCCCGGCTGTGCCCACGTGTGCGGGTGTGGGCAGGGGGCGGCCTGTGACCCCGCGACCGGCAGCTGCTCCTGCCCGCCCGGGAGGACCGGCATCCACTGTGAGCACG GCTGCCCCCAGAACCGATTTGGTGTGAACTGCGAGCATGCGTGCTCCTGCAGGAATGGGGGCCTGTGTGACTCCATCAATGGCAGCTGCTCCTGCAGCCTGGGCTGGACGGGGCCACACTGCGAGCTGG cctgcccCGCCGGGCGCTACGGTGCTGCCTGCAGCCTCGAGTGCTCCTGCCACAACCGCGGGGCCTGTGAGCCCACATCGGGGGCCTGCCGCTGTGGCCCCGGCTTCTATGGCCAGGCCTGCGAGCACC CCTGTCCCCCCGGCTTCCATGGGGCTGGCTGCCAGCAGACATGCCAGTGTCAGCATGGTGCCCCCTGCGACCCCGTCAGCGGCCGGTGCCTCTGCCCTGCCGGCCTCCACGGCCAGTTCTGCGAGCGGG GGTGTGAGCCGGGCTCGTTCGGAGAGGGCTGCAGCCAGCAGTGTGACTGCGAGCTTGGGGTGCCCTGTGACCCCATCACCGGCCTCTGCCTGTGTCCCCCGGGGCGCACGGGGACCTCCTGTGACCTGG gcTGCAGGAGGGGCTTCTTTGGGCCGGGCTGTGTCCTACGCTGCTCCTGCGGGGGCGGGGCCGACTGCGACCCTGTCAGTGGGCAGTGCCTCTGCGTGGACGGCTACACAGGGCCCACGTGCCGGCAGG GTGGACCCTCCCAGCTCCTGGAGAGCCTGTCTCCAGCCCTGGGCCCAG CGGCCCTACAACCAACCTCCTACCAGACCCGGGCTCAGCAGCAGCCTAGAGAAGCACTAGCTCAGGGGCAGCCCCCGCTGAGGCTTGGCTCCCAGGGGCCACTGAGGGGACCTGGGGACTTTGGTGACCACTGA